The Gigantopelta aegis isolate Gae_Host chromosome 3, Gae_host_genome, whole genome shotgun sequence genome segment tatgcggcaaactgcgtgcaggaagtggacagattcggcgggggtagtgtcatggtgtgggcagccatctcacacactggcagaactgacctggtccacgtgcagggcaacctgaatgcacagggctacattgaccagatcctccggaccacacatcgttccagttatggccaacgccaacgcagtgttccaacatgacaacgccaggcctcacacagcacgtctcacaacggctttcctacagaacaacaacattaatgtccttccttggccatcgatatcaccggatttgaacccaattgagcatctatgggacgagttggaccgacgcctccgacagcgacaaccacagccccagaccctgcccgagctggcagcagccttgcaggccgagtgggccaccatcccccgggacgtcatccgtactctggttgcttcaatgggcaggcggtgataggcagttgtcaacacacgcggaggccacacccggtattgactccagatgaccttgaccttggtggtgtgtcctatcacttactcacaatggactagagtgaattgtgaacaatcctgcaacatttggtaattatcggactcaccattcaataaattaatcaattctccaaatgttacgacaatgtggtttttgcgtttcttcttttgaagagtatatatttttttttttttttttttttttttttttttttaaattcataactatacagtaatacaatattataaaaaaaagttatttgtttttgtttacagaaaCATAGCCAAAAgcagaaaattaaatatataaatgtctttttgtatataataatcaCTAATACTAGCCGTGGCAATAACATTGTTAAAACGCCTATGCTTGAAATTAACAAGGATCAAACGGAAATCAATACTTAATTACACATCTCAAAGTATTATACAACTATTCGGATTACGAATTCAGACAACCCCATATTTgaagaacagaactttatttctttcagatcaccaaacggtgatacattgaggtggtttacaaacatatatattgacaGCTGCAGTGTACTATTCACaatttatgttatataataattaattatggtatataataatagttataatacataaatgggtataattaatatataagaataattttaaagacaGCAGTGTACTCTAGTCGTGATGCAtgtgatataataatacactggatataattgtaacatatacatgtttttaaaaacggtGTTAATAGCATTGAGGAACATATATAATTGCTTTGTGGTTGATAACTTTGTAGAATTAAATAGCTGATAAAATTTGAAAGTATTAGGTCTGTTGTAGTAGTATTTGTTTAGATATGTTGATctttcatttgtaaaataaggacactgacataaataataatattcatcacCTAAAGCAATGTTACAAAGAGGACATATTCTGTCTTGTCTTTCAATGttttgccatatatatatatatatatatatatatatatatatatatatatatatatatatatatatatatatatatatatatatatatctatatatatacatgggcgtatggggactctttgatttaggggggctggaggggttgatttgcccgaaagtttaaaatttgcccgaatttcccccactgttttcccactgttttgcccgaattatatatatatatactgaacaaaaaaagaaacttccgatttgtacatatagtatttgttgtgttaaagaattcattgtgtaatgaaattatataggtagtattagccttgagctgtattatcacgattcatgaattttatcgattatttttgcactgttaatcgtcgacaacgtgaaattcaatttgcacgtgcatgcatggttcgacatgtcccgcgtagtattcggtcaatttgttttacttgtcttactgacattgttgtcaagtgaacgaaaacgcttcaaaatttgtaaaaaaaattaactttttttacattgtagcatttttagtatgccaagaatacccaatagtttacgcgaacgggcgattggcatgcgagatgctggcatgtcgacagaagacgttgaaaggtatgttgggagttctagtcgagcgatacgaaatcttcgcgtaagatttcgaacgacaggaagcaccaacgacttgccacgtcgtggacatccgtgtgttacaacgcgtggtcaagaccgctatatcatgaacacgcatttgcgcaatcgattctaaactgccactgctactgctgctaacacacctgggcttcataataaccgaattagtgggcaaactgttcgtaatcgtctgcggcaGAAccgtttacatgcacgacgtccttacgtcggatgcgttttaacgcaacgtcatcgtctaaatcgtcttaattgggcacgtgtacacactcgttgtatacggcgacgctggaataccgttcttttttcggatgaatccagattttctttacaacgtggtgatggcagggtgcgcgtctaccgtaggagaaatgaacgctatgctgactgttgtgttcttgaacgagatcgtttcgggggtgggggttgtgtcatggtctgagCAGCCACTgtccatggttatcgttcaccactagtcgtcattgatggcaatttaaatgctcaacgttaccgcgatgacattctcgctcatcacgtcattcctctgttccataacaacgccaacatctcgatttttcagcatgacaatgccacctctcatacagctagagacactctaaattttcttaggacaaataacattgatttcattgatgactggcccgctaaaaggcctgatctcaaccccatcgagcatgtctgggatagtctggacagacgattgaggcgtcgtctaaacccacccgctaacgtcaacgaacttcgtcaagcgctcattcaggaatggaacaatattccacaggcagaaatcaacaattgcgcctgcgatgcactgcagtggtcaattcaagaagtggtcatacccgttattaagtgggtggggttttttttttaacccctaccacacttggtcaaaatttctcccagtttatgttaacctatggccatgatttttgcaccaaacgatgcatcatggaacactctttaaacgcatatataacaattattcccccggtttgttttcatcaagttatgttcaagcaaagttagcggaagtttcttattttgttcagtacacacacacacacacacatacacacacctacacacaaaCCTATAAAGAACTGTtgtagttaaataaatgtgCCGTATTTACGTTATTGCTATGGACGTCATTGTTGCAGATAAGGAAGGAACTAACCCGACGGTTTCTAAACTTTGTATTCCTCACCTCCAAAAAGCTATACAGGTCCATGTTGTTTAAAGCCATCTACTAATCTTCACTGTGGTTGCTAAAGAATGAGTAATCAATCTTCTTTGAAATAcgatttttagttttaattcacCATATCCAAAATCATATAAAGAAAGCTTTTGCTGATGAATTGTACAGTATAGTTGTGATGGTGCTTATGACACCATATTGGCGTATATGGAAGTCGTTATCGGACATagcaaataattattattgtaaatagcAAATATTGATAGACTAACATCAGGAGAAATACACACATTTGTTTGCCACAAATTGTATTTCCATTCaatcattttaacttgatttttcaATTGAAGTTTAAGCAAGCATTCCAAGACacaggtgcgggacgtagcgctcgcttgatacacggtctgcctgggatcgatccccattggtgagcccatttggctatttctcgctccagccagtgcaccgcgactggtatatcaaaaggccgtggtatgtactatcctgtctgtgggatggtgcataaaaatgactattggactatttctccttccagctagtgctccacaaatggcgaaacaaaggccgtggtatgtaacgATCATGTTTGCGGGGTaatgtatatatgcaatattCCTTGCTGATAATTAATCGAAAGGAATAGCCCATGGattggcagcagtgggtttcctctcttattatctcTCTGTGGTCCGATGCTATGTAACCGTAATTGTAATGTgtgcgtcggtaaataaaacacttctttctttcattcaagcattcattcattcattctttctttctttctattgagTACTACCAGCATACAACTTGGCCAATACACCACTGAAAGCGGTAAATTATTTTTCAGCTGCTaactaattataattttaaattggAAACACATTTGGGTAGATGTTTtgcttaattattttatatattaaccaaacaattattaagaacaacataattataattaatgatCAGTTATTATTATGGTGAAAAACCGATcagtaaaatattgtaatatgttattatattaaatgcGAGTTTTCATATTGGTCTGTTGACTGTGGTATTGACCCAAGGCTAGCTATATTGGCCTGAGTCAACTCCGAAGGTCATTACAGCCAGGCAAGGGCCAATACAACTGTCCAAGAACTATAGTATACCTAGGCCAGTGTGTGTAAACGCCCATTTTTATAAATCAACTTCTATTGGCACggtgatgatgacattgttaTGTCTTAACAATTATGAATTAGCGTTAGGTcatttcaagttcaagttctttattgctttaagttatacaacttataagctttgtaataaaaatagcaaACAATATCTAATAATGGTGGGGGTGCTATAGCACTATCTAAAACACATTCATGCATAAAAAATCAATACATATCGAAAATAAAACCTACATATATGCATGATAAATAATTACGTGGGTAATAATATggaagatattaaatataaacacatcagTGCGTAAAGAAACTaaagacacacatacaacataaatcttataaaaaaaggtaaaataaaattttaaaaactaacaataataaaatcataataaataaataaataaataaataaataaaaactaatctaaaataaaacaaaatataataaaataataataaaaattaataatgagagagaacaaaaaaaaaatatacatgtgtatgtatatatattgtaacgaCAATGGCCATACATTCATAGCAACTCTCATTAGAgaaataatataagttgtagaagcatcacgaggggtatatggctttttatgtagcCTACCctttgtgtgttcttttacctcgagccgaaggcgagggggtaaaagagcacatagagggtacatcaaaagccatataccccgagggatgcttctacaacgaatttatcttgccgacatgttaaaccatataaaattatagccaaataatcaaaataacgccagacaataattgttaacaatttattaccgaaaccgtaccacgcggacgcgaacgaaaccacttgccagtgacgaaaaatagttccatcgataaacgagtttttaacttcaaatgtttgtaatacgaaattgtctgaaacagatattaataataaaaaataaaaacaacttctCCTTTTTtcatcagaaatgtatgtagtaaaaaaagaaaaatattttaaccccccccccaaaaaaaccccaactgttgctaatcgcgcattaatacaataacaccacgaccgtaggttgccgagttcaacattgcagcttttaaaagtattgaaatagagtattttatagtaaaaataaaattaattatgtatacttgattgattatcaatgctATTTATAATCTGATTATAATCTTTAGCATTAACTgaggtggctggaaactgttggaaattacagacggggtataagagaatttggctccgcccacaggggtataagggatttgtccaacggcaaacaaccaatgagattaaagaattttacatgaaggcgagataataatTCATTTTGTCAGGATGGATCATGAGTGATTTGAAAGGCAAATGAGTAACCAAACAAGATATTTCAATCTTGGTGCATTCTCAACAATTTTTCTTATTCTGTATAACTAATTCTAATTTCTACATTATCACTAATTAATAACACTGAGTTACTTCAAACTATACTACTGAAGCTGTTTCCCcaatatgcaaatttgcatgcTATTTTTATACCAAACGTGTACTTTATCCCTTTCTTtatacttctttcttttctaaatAATCATTTCTGTCATTAAAGATTTGAACAACAAATGTTCATTAGTATTTAATGTCAATCTTCTAAACTGCATTCTATAATTTCAAATGCTTGTTTTGGTATACAACAACTGTTATTTACTTTACGTGTCGAATTTAGTCCTATAAATAGAACTGTCAAACGGTAAGAACTCCGTTATTACTGATCAAGACATGTAATCTAaccaaaaattacttttaaataatCTTATAGAAATGAGTGAAGGCGTTATAATCCGTTTTGTAACTTtgctaaaataattgtttagtttgtaaacatAGAAATACACCCACGTACCCGTGGTAAACTTTTGTGGCTTCACTGACCGGCGCTGTCAAACAACCGCTTATATATGCAAACGACCCCAGCACAGCTGAATAATCAGCTCTGGCTGGAAATTCCAGCAATGCAGGTGACCTGGCCCAGCCTTGCTAGGCTATTGCGCATGCGTGTCTATAGTTGTTGCCGTAAAACGACCTAAttactaaataattaatcaGTAGAAATAGGTAATTAATTAGGTTTTACTTCTATTAAATATCAACTTAACTTAATTACATTGCATAACTAAATGCTAATACTTTATCGGTAACATCATatgtaaataactatattaaacGACAATAACCGAATCATCGCTAATGATGGCCGTTCAGACATATGTCTTCCCACAATTTATTCATCTTCACCACGGACAATACGATGTGGAATACTCTGTTCCTCTGTTGGCAAACAATTACAAACATGTCTTTTCAGGTAACTGTCCTTTGAATAATAACTGTCACGCGTGAATATCACAACAAATGTTCAAAGTTATAAAGTTTCCTTTTCACCTCATGACGAAATCGCACCGTGTGTAAACTGACCCATAAGTTAACATTCACTAATAGCATCATACATAcagctaaataaacaaattacctAATTAACCAACTACTCAGTTTTGTAACTGATGTGTGTACCATATCAATTAATATACACAACTATTCTGTAATACTGTTTACcgacattaatataataaaattattaaaatgtcagATCTTTCcaagatttatatatatatatatatatatatatatatatatatatatatatatatatatatataaaaactatataGCACGTTATGtgggtatatatttaaaaaaacttttttattatatgtcaCGTTATGtaagtatacaaaataaatataggcccctacatatataatttaaaccaaGTCGAAAATGGATAActttgtttcaatattaaacaaattcttatTACACACATTTAACATTGAACATTGAAAACAGGGCTTTGCATCCTTGATTGGCAGCTCATTTCTGTGTACGACTACATTTACCATTATAGAAAAACAATAAtcctaaataattaaattcatttaGTACCTCTAATTCGTAATCATTATAAAACCGCGTTTCATTATTTCGAATTCTTCCTccatttctaaaaacaacaattttagtCTTATTGGTATTTACAGTTAAATCCCATTTGTTAGTATACTTTGAGAGAGCATTAGTCATTTTTTGTAATCCTTCTGCGCTTTCAGCTAATAGCACCAtatcatcagcatacattattaaaaatagatttaaagtttgtatttCAATACAAGGACAGTTGTCTGATGACAAATACATTTCACAATTGTTAACATACACAGCGAACAAGATTGGTGACAAACAATATCTTACACAATGGTAGCGTcgataattattttcaaaccaaaaaaataatgatgtgtatatgtatgtgttcatGTGTACAAACGAATAGCTTACGTTTTATTCTGTATATCTATAGCCCGTCCCACAGGCATCGCattttttttcatgctatgtaatttactaacattatcggcaataggaattgatttggcaTATATTAGAACCTATATAAAGGCCTAACAAAGGGGCATTGTTCACGATTACCGACCCATAGCTCTCTAAGGCGTCTTTCACAAATACTTGTTTAATAATAGTGAAAATGTTAAGAAATTTAAATACCTTGGGGTCACTTTtagcaaattaaataattttaaaacgacCAAGGCTCAATTAAATCATCAAGCAACTAAAGCTAAAGACAATAATCTATCGATTgagtgtaaacttaaaatgtttaaatcaaTGGTTCTGCCAATCTTGTTATACGGTTGCGAAGTTTGGGGATATGGAAAAAACGATATATGCAATTCTGTTCAAATACATTTCTTCCGACACATCTTgccaacaaaaaaatccactccattatttatgttatacggaGAATTGGGGAAAGTGTGCgtggaattaaatattcaaagaagaatgttttgttactggGCACACAATATTTCAGggaaacaatcaaaattatcatttcttCTATACAGATTTATGTTGACAGATCATGTTACAAATAGAACAAATTATAATTGGCTCActagtattaaacatattttggagCATTTAGGAATGAGCGATGTTTGGATATCACACACCTTTTTATCGTTAACTTGGCtccaacaacaaattaaaattgggcaaaatgatcaatatttacaaatatggaatAATAGCATATCAATGTCATCAAGAGGCAAAACCTATCAACTTTTTAAAGAAGaactaattttttaaaaatatttaaatataagtCCCGAAAGGTTGTGGagattatttataaaatttagaacgtcaaATCACTATTTACCTGTCGAAACTGGAAGGtggaataacatattatttgaagacagattgTGTACTTTATGTGATAAAAGTGACATTggtgatgaattccattatttgtatgtatattttttcataattcctGAGTAAGATTTTTACATCCCTATTATTATACTAGACCAAGCAcatacaaattcaaagaactaatagggagtaagaaaataagtgtattaaagaagttggcgaaatttataaatgtaatttgccaGGTTTTTAAACGTCCTGGTAACTGAATAACTCATGCCACAATCAAAACTGTTTCCtagctatattacaattattattattattattattattattattattattattactattattattattattattgtaccatgtactaccattactattattactactactactattattattatactactacgactacaaatactgctaccaccattattattattattactactactactactactactactactactactactactactactactactactactgttacagatattatcaattaatatcatatacaagtaaacaatgcatgtattatgtattatcatatgttattatttcatcctcctgtaaaccatcttgtcacgtttatactatttattatgtatgttcctctaacgccgttgtggaacggactgagtgtaataaagttctgttctgtgaATTactgtaaaaaatgtttttgttcagtCTAACCACAAATTTCTTGAAGGAACGTCGCGCGGtagtataatttattatattactaaataCTTTGGTGCGGTGGAGGGCCAATATAATCACTGTCCGAGGACTGAAACTAGGCCAATGAAAAACCTCATTTAGTAATGTCCTGTACTGTATTGCAATGTGCTACAAtgcaattaatatatatgtaatttaaatatatgccattaaaaacatattgcacAAAAgatttgaaatagaaagatatattctatttaaaaaatgcaattatgaaaaatttattaaagaatGGTCCCCATGGCTCAACCTCTTTAATGAGTGAGTGATagtaatatagatataattaatattaaaaaaatataatgtatacatatatatacatgtagcaatatatATTGTGACTGATTTAGTGCGTGGCTTGTTTAGAGATCGCAAAGTGTCATGTCttatttaattcaaaacaacttctttccttcttcttatgCCATCTATATCTGTcttgtatttttcttatttttcttcttcttcttcttcttcttattctaAATCCTTTTCTGATTCTCATCCTTCTTATTCGATATTTTCTCTGTTCCCGTTTAAATCTTGGATCATAacaatagttatattatagatcacTGTCCATGTTCATCTGTATGCATGAATTGAACTTCACCCTGAATCAGTCTCTATTACCggtagtttttgttatttttaacacagtttGTTGCAGCTTAGACCATGGATACAAATGTAAAGCAGTGATTCGGGGCTCCCAAACCCGACACTGCtatatgatctgggacaataaatatgtattttaaaaaaaataaaaaaaaaataataataataaaatatatatatatatatatatatatatatatatatatatatatatatatatatatatatatatataatttctgtCCGTTCATCGCAGAGAATTAGACGGAAATTATTTTCTCTTGATATGGGAGTAGCTCCCATAGGTGGCGCTTCGGTATAGATAATTTTTCACGTGCAGTTTGTAGAGCCTAGGAGACCGACAGGACAAGTgcttttgtcattttgtattatgttgAAGTATTACTTAAGAGTGATTGTGTGAAGCAGTCAGTCAGTCGGTCCGGCCTAGTGTGTTAACAATAAATGCGTGCATATTTATTGGTGTTTTATGTTTTCTGTGTCAGGGCTCTGGAGTTAAGGGAAACATATACATTACATTGCTTTCTTTAAAATGACGGGAGggcgtagccctgtggtaaagtgctcacctaatgcgcggtcgtctaggatcgatccccgactgTAGGCTCATTGAACTATTCCTCATTCCAGatagtgcaccgcgactggcatatcaatAGTGCACCgggactggcatatcaaaagccgtggtatgtgctatcctgtctgtgagatggtgcatataaacgatcccgtGCCACAAATGGAAAAAAGATAGCGACTATATCATgttaaaactaccaaatgtttgacatccaatagccgatgattgacaaattaatgtgctctaatgtgCTCTTAGAATTTTccatatgtaataattatacacattgatgtaatgatattattatataccataatttttaaatatcataatttatgtCCATATTACACTGCAGCGGTTAAAATAATGATCTGAAAGTAATAAACTCCTGTTCTCGATAGGTGAATACTTGACTTTCAGTGGGTTTCCTGTTCTGTTTGTAAACCATCTCAATGTACATGAATTACCTAATGATCTGAAAGTAATAAACTCCTGTTCTCGATAGGTGAATACTTGACTTtcattgggggcgggacgtagcccagcggtaaagcgttcgcttgatgcgcgatcggtcagGGTATCGATctccgtcgttgggcccattgggctatttctcgtcccaggcAGTGAAActacgactggtaaatcaaatatCATAAAAACGCCCGCCGCGAACGTCAGCGTTAAGAAACGTAGGGCTGGTGGTTTCATCGTCAACCAACCGCTATATCGCGATGAGTGATTCGGTTCCTCCAACATACATAataacgaagtttgactgtatataaagaaaacatatttcagtggcggatccagaaaatccatttaggaggACCCCAAtaacatgaggcggaatgccaagggaactttgggggaggtttggagggggatcgtaaaaaaaaaagaagagaattaatataattataataaaattataactgttgcaaaatgtattggtgttttatgtttaattaatcaatgtgctccagtggtgtcgttaaacaaaacaaacttcttattcAACAGTTGAGCCCTGAATCAGAAGAGAAGGTCAACAAAGCGAGACATGTTATTGATGCGGTGTTGGAAAAGAATGAAGGTATCTTAtcaaaatgtaacagaaaatacgtctataacatcattattttcaaaaaataaacaCGGACTTCTGGCACATATAGAGacgtcaaacaaacaaaccaacatataaaaaacacaccccacacacagaaaaccccacaacaaacaaacccccaaacaaaccaaaaataaaacacgAACGCACagacatgtacacatacatacatatatacccacatacacacacatacatgtatagacacTTGCATGTatagacatagacagacagacagacacacccacatagacacgcacgcacacacacacacacacacacacacacacatacatacatacacacacacaacaaagcAACGAAAAACTCACACCTAACACAAACGTTAAATCAACAACGACCGATGCTTTCTTGTTAGAAATATGTCTTCCTCTTTTAATACTGGTTGATAGCGATTTTCATTTATCTATAATACGTaaactattttttcttcttcgcATTCTGAACCTAAAACGAACACTTTGTTTGTCCAGTATACcagtatttacaaaattaatacaacACATAATATGTTTCAGTTGTTTATGGAATCACAACAGGTTTCGGCAAATTTGCTAATACGACAATTCCAAAAGAGAAATTAATGTAAGTAcaatttctaaaattattattattattattattattgttgttgttcttcttcttcttattattattattattattattattgatgttattattattatttatttatttatttaagttcACTATTTTACCGTTTATATACGagtactttctttctttcgtttacttattttcgtgcttttttAAGTactctaattaaggttcaagcacgttgtcctgggcacacatcccagctatctgggctgtctgctaCTACTATTCACTTTCCATTCTCTCCATCAAAGTCCATTCGATTTCTTCCATTGAATTCGGAAaacccattaaagggacataccctagtattaaacactatggcatattttttactattatatccatttttgataactgaaatcatattttgcttaaattttattgtttagtttatccatttccgtacattcaaagtgtttgtggtcatcctNNNNNNNNNNNNNNNNNNNNNNNNNNNNNNNNNNNNNNNNNNNNNNNNNNNNNNNNNNNNNNNNNNNNNNNNNNNNNNNNNNNNNNNNNNNNNNNNNNNNNNNNNNNNNNNNNNNNNNNNNNNNNNNNNNNNNNNNNNNNNNNNNNNNNNNNNNNNNNNNNNNNNNNNNNNNNNNNNNNNNNNNNNNNNNNNNNNNNNNNGGGaaattgtagtgggttttctctgatgaatATGCGTCCGAATtatcacatttctttcatattcaatag includes the following:
- the LOC121367953 gene encoding histidine ammonia-lyase-like — encoded protein: MATSPEKQYMLDGNSLTTEKLVKLGKGEYLIKLSPESEEKVNKARHVIDAVLEKNEVVYGITTGFGKFANTTIPKEKLM